From the genome of Mixophyes fleayi isolate aMixFle1 chromosome 2, aMixFle1.hap1, whole genome shotgun sequence, one region includes:
- the PABPC4 gene encoding polyadenylate-binding protein 4 isoform X1, whose protein sequence is MHTATSSYPMASLYVGDLHPDVTEAMLYEKFSPAGPVLSIRVCRDMITRRSLGYAYVNFQQPADAERALDTMNFDVIKGKPIRIMWSQRDPSLRKSGVGNVFIKNLDKSIDNKALYDTFSAFGNILSCKVVCDENGSKGYAFVHFETQDAADRAIEKMNGMLLNDRKVFVGRFKCRREREAELGAKAKEFTNVYIKNFGEDMDDERLKETFSKYGKTLSVKVMTDPSGKSKGFGFVSFENHEDANKAVDDMNGRDVNGKVMFVGRAQKKVERQAELKRRFEQLKQERISRYQGVNLYIKNLDDTIDDEKLRKEFSPFGSITSAKVMLEDGRSKGFGFVCFSSPEEATKAVTEMNGRIVGSKPLYVALAQRKEERKAHLTNQYMQRIAGMRALPANTLINQFQPAPGGYFVPAVPQAQNRPTYYAPNHMAQMRPGPRWQQTGRPQGFQPMPNTLRQSGPRQSLRHLPPSSTQGTRGIPNVAQRVGLSSATQTIGPRQPVSAPPPRAVPPYKYTRCPLPGVQPLQSPQPAVHVQGQEPLTASMLAAAPPQEQKQMLGERLFPLIQAMHPSLAGKITGMLLEIDNSELLHMLESPESLRSKVEEAVAVLQAHQAKKDAAQKVGIVAATS, encoded by the exons ATGCACACAGCTACCAGCAGTTACCCAATGGCGTCACTTTATGTGGGTGACCTCCATCCCGATGTCACTGAGGCCATGCTATATGAAAAGTTTAGTCCCGCAGGGCCTGTCTTATCTATACGAGTCTGCAGAGACATGATCACACGGAGGTCCCTGGGATACGCGTATGTCAACTTCCAGCAGCCTGCAGATG cgGAGCGTGCTCTGGACACTATGAACTTTGATGTGATCAAAGGGAAACCCATTCGGATTATGTGGTCCCAACGTGACCCATCTCTTAGAAAATCTGGTGTGGGCAATGTTTTCATAAAGAATCTTGACAAATCAATTGACAACAAAGCACTTTATGACACTTTTTCGGCATTTGGAAACATTCTTTCCTGTAAG GTGGTGTGTGATGAGAATGGCTCCAAGGGGTACGCTTTTGTGCACTTTGAGACACAAGACGCTGCAGACAGAGCTATAGAGAAGATGAACGGCATGCTGCTCAACGACCGCAAAGT GTTTGTTGGCCGTTTTAAATGTCGAAGGGAGCGGGAAGCAGAGCTTGGAGCCAAAGCAAAGGAATTCACAAACGTTTACATCAAGAACTTTGGGGAAGATATGGATGATGAGCGACTGAAGGAGACTTTCAGCAAATACG GGAAGACTCTGAGCGTTAAGGTGATGACTGACCCCAGTGGCAAGTCCAAAGGTTTTGGCTTTGTCAGCTTTGAAAATCATGAAGATGCAAATAAG GCCGTGGATGACATGAATGGAAGAGATGTCAATGGAAAGGTGATGTTTGTGGGCAGAGCCCAGAAAAAGGTTGAGCGGCAAGCAGAACTGAAAAGGAGATTTGAGCAGTTGAAGCAAGAGAGGATCAGCCGCTATCAG GGTGTAAATTTGTATATTAAAAACTTGGATGACACAATTGATGATGAGAAGCTGAGGAAGGAGTTTTCTCCGTTTGGATCAATCACAAGTGCCAAG GTAATGTTGGAGGATGGACGAAGCAAAGGATTTGGGTTTGTTTGCTTTTCCTCACCAGAAGAAGCTACTAAAGCAGTCACTGAAATGAATGGAAGAATTGTAGGCTCTAAACCACTCTACGTAGCATTGGCGCAAAGAAAAGAAGAACGGAAAGCTCACCTTACCAATCAGTATATGCAACGTATAGCTGGAATGAGGGCCTTACCCGCCAACACTCTTATCAATCAGTTTCAGCCTGCACCTGGGGGATATTTTGTGCCAGCTGTGCCACAG GCTCAGAACAGACCCACATATTATGCACCTAATCATATGGCTCAGATGCGACCTGGCCCTCGCTGGCAACAAACAGGACGTCCTCAAG gcttTCAGCCCATGCCTAACACACTACGACAGAGTGGCCCTCGTCAGTCACTACGCCATCTGCCACCTTCAAGTACTCAGGGCACCCGTGGTATCCCCAACGTAGCCCAGAGAGTTG GGTTATCTtctgctactcagacaataggcCCCAGacaaccagtctctgctcctCCACCCCGAGCTGTCCCTCCATACAAGTACACGCGTTGCCCACTCCCTGGAGTGCAGCCTCTGCAG TCACCCCAGCCTGCTGTCCATGTGCAGGGACAGGAACCTCTCACAGCCTCAATGCTTGCTGCTGCCCCACCCCAAGAACAGAAGCAGATGTTAG GAGAACGTCTCTTTCCTCTTATCCAAGCCATGCACCCCTCATTGGCGGGTAAGATTACAGGAATGCTGCTTGAAATTGACAACTCAGAGCTTCTACACATGCTGGAATCACCAGAGTCCCTGCGCTCTAAG GTGGAGGAGGCTGTAGCTGTTTTGCAAGCTCACCAAGCCAAGAAGGATGCTGCTCAGAAGGTGGGGATCGTTGCTGCTACCTCCTGA
- the PABPC4 gene encoding polyadenylate-binding protein 4 isoform X3 encodes MHTATSSYPMASLYVGDLHPDVTEAMLYEKFSPAGPVLSIRVCRDMITRRSLGYAYVNFQQPADAERALDTMNFDVIKGKPIRIMWSQRDPSLRKSGVGNVFIKNLDKSIDNKALYDTFSAFGNILSCKVVCDENGSKGYAFVHFETQDAADRAIEKMNGMLLNDRKVFVGRFKCRREREAELGAKAKEFTNVYIKNFGEDMDDERLKETFSKYGRG; translated from the exons ATGCACACAGCTACCAGCAGTTACCCAATGGCGTCACTTTATGTGGGTGACCTCCATCCCGATGTCACTGAGGCCATGCTATATGAAAAGTTTAGTCCCGCAGGGCCTGTCTTATCTATACGAGTCTGCAGAGACATGATCACACGGAGGTCCCTGGGATACGCGTATGTCAACTTCCAGCAGCCTGCAGATG cgGAGCGTGCTCTGGACACTATGAACTTTGATGTGATCAAAGGGAAACCCATTCGGATTATGTGGTCCCAACGTGACCCATCTCTTAGAAAATCTGGTGTGGGCAATGTTTTCATAAAGAATCTTGACAAATCAATTGACAACAAAGCACTTTATGACACTTTTTCGGCATTTGGAAACATTCTTTCCTGTAAG GTGGTGTGTGATGAGAATGGCTCCAAGGGGTACGCTTTTGTGCACTTTGAGACACAAGACGCTGCAGACAGAGCTATAGAGAAGATGAACGGCATGCTGCTCAACGACCGCAAAGT GTTTGTTGGCCGTTTTAAATGTCGAAGGGAGCGGGAAGCAGAGCTTGGAGCCAAAGCAAAGGAATTCACAAACGTTTACATCAAGAACTTTGGGGAAGATATGGATGATGAGCGACTGAAGGAGACTTTCAGCAAATACG GCCGTGGATGA
- the PABPC4 gene encoding polyadenylate-binding protein 4 isoform X2: MNFDVIKGKPIRIMWSQRDPSLRKSGVGNVFIKNLDKSIDNKALYDTFSAFGNILSCKVVCDENGSKGYAFVHFETQDAADRAIEKMNGMLLNDRKVFVGRFKCRREREAELGAKAKEFTNVYIKNFGEDMDDERLKETFSKYGKTLSVKVMTDPSGKSKGFGFVSFENHEDANKAVDDMNGRDVNGKVMFVGRAQKKVERQAELKRRFEQLKQERISRYQGVNLYIKNLDDTIDDEKLRKEFSPFGSITSAKVMLEDGRSKGFGFVCFSSPEEATKAVTEMNGRIVGSKPLYVALAQRKEERKAHLTNQYMQRIAGMRALPANTLINQFQPAPGGYFVPAVPQAQNRPTYYAPNHMAQMRPGPRWQQTGRPQGFQPMPNTLRQSGPRQSLRHLPPSSTQGTRGIPNVAQRVGLSSATQTIGPRQPVSAPPPRAVPPYKYTRCPLPGVQPLQSPQPAVHVQGQEPLTASMLAAAPPQEQKQMLGERLFPLIQAMHPSLAGKITGMLLEIDNSELLHMLESPESLRSKVEEAVAVLQAHQAKKDAAQKVGIVAATS; encoded by the exons ATGAACTTTGATGTGATCAAAGGGAAACCCATTCGGATTATGTGGTCCCAACGTGACCCATCTCTTAGAAAATCTGGTGTGGGCAATGTTTTCATAAAGAATCTTGACAAATCAATTGACAACAAAGCACTTTATGACACTTTTTCGGCATTTGGAAACATTCTTTCCTGTAAG GTGGTGTGTGATGAGAATGGCTCCAAGGGGTACGCTTTTGTGCACTTTGAGACACAAGACGCTGCAGACAGAGCTATAGAGAAGATGAACGGCATGCTGCTCAACGACCGCAAAGT GTTTGTTGGCCGTTTTAAATGTCGAAGGGAGCGGGAAGCAGAGCTTGGAGCCAAAGCAAAGGAATTCACAAACGTTTACATCAAGAACTTTGGGGAAGATATGGATGATGAGCGACTGAAGGAGACTTTCAGCAAATACG GGAAGACTCTGAGCGTTAAGGTGATGACTGACCCCAGTGGCAAGTCCAAAGGTTTTGGCTTTGTCAGCTTTGAAAATCATGAAGATGCAAATAAG GCCGTGGATGACATGAATGGAAGAGATGTCAATGGAAAGGTGATGTTTGTGGGCAGAGCCCAGAAAAAGGTTGAGCGGCAAGCAGAACTGAAAAGGAGATTTGAGCAGTTGAAGCAAGAGAGGATCAGCCGCTATCAG GGTGTAAATTTGTATATTAAAAACTTGGATGACACAATTGATGATGAGAAGCTGAGGAAGGAGTTTTCTCCGTTTGGATCAATCACAAGTGCCAAG GTAATGTTGGAGGATGGACGAAGCAAAGGATTTGGGTTTGTTTGCTTTTCCTCACCAGAAGAAGCTACTAAAGCAGTCACTGAAATGAATGGAAGAATTGTAGGCTCTAAACCACTCTACGTAGCATTGGCGCAAAGAAAAGAAGAACGGAAAGCTCACCTTACCAATCAGTATATGCAACGTATAGCTGGAATGAGGGCCTTACCCGCCAACACTCTTATCAATCAGTTTCAGCCTGCACCTGGGGGATATTTTGTGCCAGCTGTGCCACAG GCTCAGAACAGACCCACATATTATGCACCTAATCATATGGCTCAGATGCGACCTGGCCCTCGCTGGCAACAAACAGGACGTCCTCAAG gcttTCAGCCCATGCCTAACACACTACGACAGAGTGGCCCTCGTCAGTCACTACGCCATCTGCCACCTTCAAGTACTCAGGGCACCCGTGGTATCCCCAACGTAGCCCAGAGAGTTG GGTTATCTtctgctactcagacaataggcCCCAGacaaccagtctctgctcctCCACCCCGAGCTGTCCCTCCATACAAGTACACGCGTTGCCCACTCCCTGGAGTGCAGCCTCTGCAG TCACCCCAGCCTGCTGTCCATGTGCAGGGACAGGAACCTCTCACAGCCTCAATGCTTGCTGCTGCCCCACCCCAAGAACAGAAGCAGATGTTAG GAGAACGTCTCTTTCCTCTTATCCAAGCCATGCACCCCTCATTGGCGGGTAAGATTACAGGAATGCTGCTTGAAATTGACAACTCAGAGCTTCTACACATGCTGGAATCACCAGAGTCCCTGCGCTCTAAG GTGGAGGAGGCTGTAGCTGTTTTGCAAGCTCACCAAGCCAAGAAGGATGCTGCTCAGAAGGTGGGGATCGTTGCTGCTACCTCCTGA